The Arachis hypogaea cultivar Tifrunner chromosome 16, arahy.Tifrunner.gnm2.J5K5, whole genome shotgun sequence genome contains a region encoding:
- the LOC112755336 gene encoding uncharacterized protein isoform X2, producing the protein MTEYDLLVEGDLFKAPEPIIEEPLIDVDPMTAAAISMISCGEDVSSQGLESQDIDILQNDNQLLSEVFYECKKDLIEKAAIESPLSDILEINIPALNVDDSFTQENKPIPDVPLAKSVSSRSLSAMDWMNSVGMKPTFLEFPGIDFNEVYGMRRAFSEGDIKTLGNGNMNVAQSPHDRPSLLSNCTSEERQEKLSRYRNKKTKRNFGRKIKYACRKALADSQPRIRGRFAKTEESDIKRQ; encoded by the exons ATGACAGAGTATGATCTGTTAGTAGAAGGAGATTTGTTCAAAGCACCGGAACCTATCATAGAAGAACCACTGATAGATGTGGATCCAATGACTGCAGCAGCCATCTCAATGATATCTTGCGGGGAAGATGTATCCTCACAGGGTCTAGAATCTCAGGACATCGACATTCTTCAGAACGATAATCAGCTCTTGAGTGAGGTGTTCTACGAGTGCAAAAAGGATCTCATAGAGAAGGCAGCGATAGAGTCACCGCTGTCTGATAtattggaaatcaatattcctgcTCTGAATGTAGATGACAGTTTCACTCAAGAAAATAAACCAATTCCTGATGTGCCATTGGCCAAGAGTGTCAGTTCTAGAAGCTTGAGTGCAATGGATTGGATGAATTCTGTTGGCATGAAGCCTACTTTTCTAGAATTCCCTGGAATTGATTTCAATGAGGTTTATGGCATGCGACGAGCATTTAGTGAGGGAGATATAAAG ACACTTGGTAATGGAAACATGAATGTTGCTCAATCTCCCCATGATAGGCCTTCTCTTCTTAGCAACTGCACCAGCGAGGAACGGCAAGAAAAACTCTCGAGATATAGAAACAAGAAGACAAAGAGAAATTTTGGAAGGAAGATTAAG TATGCTTGCAGGAAGGCACTCGCCGACAGCCAGCCAAGAATCCGCGGAAGGTTTGCAAAGACGGAAGAATCCGACATAAAGAGGCAATGA
- the LOC112755336 gene encoding uncharacterized protein isoform X1, protein MYAETGLFFPYLQNFSQELQQLEEYCMNQKSIDSMSDLAQSSAMTEYDLLVEGDLFKAPEPIIEEPLIDVDPMTAAAISMISCGEDVSSQGLESQDIDILQNDNQLLSEVFYECKKDLIEKAAIESPLSDILEINIPALNVDDSFTQENKPIPDVPLAKSVSSRSLSAMDWMNSVGMKPTFLEFPGIDFNEVYGMRRAFSEGDIKTLGNGNMNVAQSPHDRPSLLSNCTSEERQEKLSRYRNKKTKRNFGRKIKYACRKALADSQPRIRGRFAKTEESDIKRQ, encoded by the exons atgtatGCAGAAACTGGTCTTTTCTTCCCGTATTTGCAGAACTTCTCTCAAGAGCTTCAACAGCTTGAGGAGTATTGCATGAACCAGAAATCCATTGATTCAATG AGTGACCTTGCTCAATCTTCAGCAATGACAGAGTATGATCTGTTAGTAGAAGGAGATTTGTTCAAAGCACCGGAACCTATCATAGAAGAACCACTGATAGATGTGGATCCAATGACTGCAGCAGCCATCTCAATGATATCTTGCGGGGAAGATGTATCCTCACAGGGTCTAGAATCTCAGGACATCGACATTCTTCAGAACGATAATCAGCTCTTGAGTGAGGTGTTCTACGAGTGCAAAAAGGATCTCATAGAGAAGGCAGCGATAGAGTCACCGCTGTCTGATAtattggaaatcaatattcctgcTCTGAATGTAGATGACAGTTTCACTCAAGAAAATAAACCAATTCCTGATGTGCCATTGGCCAAGAGTGTCAGTTCTAGAAGCTTGAGTGCAATGGATTGGATGAATTCTGTTGGCATGAAGCCTACTTTTCTAGAATTCCCTGGAATTGATTTCAATGAGGTTTATGGCATGCGACGAGCATTTAGTGAGGGAGATATAAAG ACACTTGGTAATGGAAACATGAATGTTGCTCAATCTCCCCATGATAGGCCTTCTCTTCTTAGCAACTGCACCAGCGAGGAACGGCAAGAAAAACTCTCGAGATATAGAAACAAGAAGACAAAGAGAAATTTTGGAAGGAAGATTAAG TATGCTTGCAGGAAGGCACTCGCCGACAGCCAGCCAAGAATCCGCGGAAGGTTTGCAAAGACGGAAGAATCCGACATAAAGAGGCAATGA